From a single Planctellipticum variicoloris genomic region:
- a CDS encoding ABC transporter ATP-binding protein, with protein sequence MSYLEMNGVSKSFQANGRTTEVLKNVNLQVGRGEFVAIVGFSGSGKTTLISLIAGLLTPDRGQILLDGKPIAGPGPERGVVFQNYSLLPWLTVFDNVRLAVDQVCSGWSRERKRERVEEYLKLVNLAPAAQKRPAQLSGGMRQRVSVARALAMDPDVLLLDEPLGALDALTRATLQDEIERIWEQTRKTVVLITNDLDEALLLADRIIPLTAGPGGTLGPEFPVHADRPRDRKAIAKDPVFRHLRRDLTDWLLTVARGKPSRAAEAIPSYTLSAAGAR encoded by the coding sequence ATGTCCTATCTGGAAATGAACGGCGTCTCGAAGTCGTTTCAGGCGAACGGCCGGACGACCGAGGTGCTGAAGAACGTCAATCTGCAGGTCGGCCGCGGCGAGTTCGTGGCGATCGTGGGGTTTTCCGGCAGCGGCAAGACGACGCTGATCTCGCTGATTGCCGGGCTGCTGACTCCCGACCGGGGCCAGATTCTGCTCGACGGCAAACCGATCGCCGGTCCCGGTCCGGAGCGGGGGGTCGTCTTCCAGAACTACTCGCTCCTCCCCTGGCTGACCGTTTTTGACAACGTGCGGCTGGCGGTCGATCAGGTCTGCAGCGGCTGGTCGCGCGAACGCAAACGGGAACGAGTGGAAGAATACCTCAAGCTGGTGAATCTGGCGCCGGCGGCCCAGAAGCGGCCGGCCCAGCTTTCCGGCGGCATGCGTCAACGGGTTTCGGTCGCTCGGGCGCTGGCGATGGATCCGGACGTGCTGCTGCTGGATGAACCGCTCGGGGCACTCGATGCACTGACGCGGGCAACGCTGCAGGACGAAATCGAGCGGATCTGGGAGCAGACCCGCAAAACCGTGGTGCTGATCACCAACGATCTCGACGAGGCGTTGCTGCTGGCGGACCGGATTATTCCGCTGACAGCGGGGCCGGGGGGGACGCTGGGGCCGGAGTTTCCGGTCCATGCCGACCGGCCGAGAGATCGCAAGGCGATTGCCAAAGATCCCGTCTTTCGACACCTCCGCCGGGATCTGACGGACTGGCTGCTGACGGTCGCGCGCGGCAAGCCGTCTCGAGCAGCCGAAGCGATTCCTTCCTACACCCTGAGTGCAGCAGGTGCCCGATGA
- a CDS encoding CmpA/NrtA family ABC transporter substrate-binding protein, with protein sequence MPDSPFLLTAWSRVVLCCGVLAAAVGCGGSTAATPAPSASRTAAVGDAAALLAKEQLDLEKDELKLGFIKLTDCAPIVIAKELGYFDDEGLSVTVEAQANWKILLDRVISGELDGAHMLAGQPIAATVGFGTKAHIVTAFSMDLNGNGITVSKSVWQQMQEADPKLDSPTPPHPITAAALKVVADRQKAAGDPLKLGMVFPVSTHNYELRYWLAAAGIHPGFYTADDTRGVIDGDVLISVTPPPQMPATLEAGTIQGYCVGEPWNQQAVMRDIGVCVVTDSEIWKNNPEKVFGVTKEWAGKHPQTHLAVVKALIRAGKWLDAVDEKGEFLNRKRACEILARKDYVGADYDVIANSMTGTFLFQSTDRQEQKDFNVFFEGFATYPYYSDCIWYLTQMRRWGQIDEPRDDAWYHETAKSIYLPEIYRQAAQLLVDEGQLTTDDVPWDTDGYKSATSEFIDGMEFNGRRPREYLAKFPIGRKD encoded by the coding sequence ATGCCTGATTCGCCGTTTTTGCTGACAGCCTGGAGCCGGGTGGTGCTGTGCTGTGGCGTGCTGGCGGCTGCGGTCGGGTGCGGGGGGTCGACTGCAGCGACTCCGGCGCCGTCGGCATCAAGAACGGCGGCGGTTGGGGATGCGGCTGCACTGCTGGCCAAAGAACAACTCGATCTGGAGAAAGACGAGCTGAAGCTGGGCTTCATCAAGCTGACCGACTGCGCTCCGATTGTGATCGCGAAGGAGCTTGGCTACTTCGACGACGAAGGGTTGTCGGTCACGGTCGAAGCGCAGGCCAACTGGAAAATTCTGCTCGATCGCGTCATCAGCGGCGAGCTCGACGGGGCGCACATGCTGGCGGGCCAGCCGATCGCCGCGACGGTCGGGTTCGGCACGAAGGCGCACATCGTCACGGCCTTCAGCATGGATCTGAATGGCAACGGCATTACCGTTTCCAAGTCAGTCTGGCAGCAGATGCAGGAAGCGGATCCCAAACTGGATTCCCCGACGCCGCCGCATCCGATCACCGCCGCCGCGTTGAAGGTCGTCGCCGACCGGCAGAAGGCGGCCGGAGATCCTCTCAAGCTGGGAATGGTGTTTCCGGTCTCGACGCACAATTACGAACTGCGGTACTGGCTGGCGGCGGCGGGCATCCATCCGGGCTTCTATACCGCGGACGACACGCGCGGCGTGATCGACGGCGACGTGCTGATTTCGGTGACGCCTCCCCCGCAGATGCCGGCCACGCTCGAAGCCGGCACGATTCAGGGTTACTGCGTCGGGGAGCCCTGGAATCAGCAGGCGGTGATGCGAGACATCGGCGTGTGCGTGGTGACCGATTCCGAGATCTGGAAGAACAACCCGGAGAAAGTGTTCGGCGTGACGAAGGAGTGGGCCGGGAAGCATCCACAGACCCATCTGGCGGTGGTCAAGGCGCTGATCCGGGCGGGAAAGTGGCTGGATGCGGTGGACGAGAAGGGGGAGTTCCTGAATCGGAAGCGGGCCTGCGAGATCCTGGCCCGCAAGGACTACGTCGGGGCGGACTACGATGTGATCGCCAACAGCATGACGGGAACATTTCTATTCCAGTCGACCGACCGGCAGGAGCAGAAGGACTTCAACGTCTTCTTCGAGGGTTTTGCGACTTATCCGTACTACAGCGACTGCATCTGGTACCTCACGCAGATGCGGCGCTGGGGGCAGATCGACGAGCCGCGGGACGACGCCTGGTATCACGAGACGGCGAAGTCGATCTACCTGCCCGAAATCTATCGGCAGGCGGCGCAGTTGCTCGTCGACGAGGGGCAGTTGACGACGGACGACGTTCCCTGGGATACCGACGGCTACAAGTCCGCGACCAGCGAATTCATCGACGGCATGGAATTCAACGGGCGCCGGCCGCGGGAGTATCTCGCAAAGTTTCCGATCGGCCGCAAGGACTGA
- a CDS encoding ABC transporter permease produces MKQFLINGLQLTGFSAFEPVVRLCAGENRPEQVRKITQLLVMPAVAFLMFLGLWTIGAASVETRFGKIPNPRQVWVAGQSLFAAHRETVQQRAAFYVERDAKVRVHTAKAAEMRAAAAVPANAALKERLEKNAVKQDELASRTARRKFSGSPSYLDQILTSLKTVFTGFVLASLVAIPVGILCGLSPTFMACVNPFIQIFKPVSPLAWLPIVMIVVGAVYTTDPSEAWFEKSFISSALTVALCSLWPTLVNTALAVASIDKDYINVARVLRLGPVTRVFKIILPASLPLMFTGLRISLGVGWMVLIAAEMLAQNPGLGKFVWDMFQNGSSETLAQIMVAVFTIGIIGFLLDRVMIVCQKLVSFDSAVSA; encoded by the coding sequence ATGAAACAGTTTCTCATCAACGGTCTGCAGTTGACGGGCTTTTCGGCGTTCGAACCGGTCGTCCGGTTGTGTGCGGGGGAGAATCGTCCCGAGCAGGTCCGCAAGATCACGCAACTCCTGGTGATGCCGGCGGTGGCGTTTCTGATGTTTCTGGGGCTCTGGACGATCGGGGCCGCCAGCGTCGAAACTCGCTTCGGGAAGATCCCGAATCCGCGGCAGGTGTGGGTGGCTGGTCAGAGTCTGTTCGCCGCGCATCGCGAGACGGTGCAGCAGCGAGCGGCGTTCTACGTCGAGCGGGATGCCAAGGTTCGCGTGCATACCGCCAAGGCGGCGGAAATGCGGGCGGCTGCTGCGGTTCCTGCCAATGCAGCGCTGAAGGAGCGACTGGAAAAGAATGCGGTCAAGCAGGACGAACTGGCGTCCAGAACCGCCCGTCGCAAGTTTTCGGGGAGTCCCTCCTATCTCGATCAGATTCTCACCAGCCTGAAGACGGTCTTCACGGGGTTTGTGCTGGCTTCGCTGGTGGCGATTCCGGTGGGCATTCTGTGCGGACTCAGCCCGACGTTCATGGCCTGCGTGAATCCCTTCATTCAGATCTTCAAACCGGTTTCGCCGCTGGCGTGGCTGCCGATCGTGATGATCGTGGTCGGCGCCGTCTACACGACCGATCCCTCGGAAGCGTGGTTCGAGAAGTCGTTCATCAGCTCGGCGTTGACTGTGGCGCTGTGTTCGCTCTGGCCGACGCTGGTCAACACGGCGCTGGCGGTGGCTTCGATCGACAAGGATTACATCAATGTCGCCCGCGTGCTGCGGCTGGGACCGGTGACGCGCGTCTTCAAGATCATTCTGCCGGCGTCGCTGCCGCTGATGTTCACCGGACTGCGGATTTCTCTGGGGGTCGGCTGGATGGTGCTGATCGCCGCCGAGATGCTGGCGCAGAATCCGGGGCTGGGGAAGTTCGTGTGGGACATGTTTCAGAACGGTTCCAGCGAGACGCTGGCCCAGATCATGGTGGCGGTCTTCACGATCGGCATCATCGGATTCCTGCTCGACCGCGTGATGATTGTCTGTCAGAAGCTCGTCAGCTTTGACTCCGCTGTGTCGGCGTAG
- a CDS encoding ABC transporter ATP-binding protein — MNPAVDRYLELWRVTKSYPGPKGPVAVVRDFNLVVKQGEFVSLIGHSGCGKSTVLSMVAGLNEISEGGLVLAGREIDGPGPDRGVVFQSPSLLPWLTALQNVTLGIRQVRPRNSRQEIDETAIHYLELVGLGDSIHRRPGELSQGMRQRVGLARAFALNPKLLLLDEPFGMLDSLTRLELQQILIDLWQSDQKTALMVTHDVDEALLLSDRVVMMTNGPEARVGGILEIPFPRPRNRVALLEDPEFEALREQLVGFLEDHAVGHMADRVADQRAEAEAGLAADPSEGAGEAPEVRCDRQVEAVVS; from the coding sequence ATGAATCCCGCCGTTGATCGTTACCTGGAATTGTGGCGCGTGACGAAGTCGTATCCGGGGCCGAAAGGGCCGGTGGCGGTCGTCCGGGACTTCAACCTCGTCGTGAAGCAGGGGGAGTTCGTCTCGCTGATCGGACACTCGGGTTGCGGCAAATCGACGGTTCTTTCAATGGTGGCGGGGTTGAACGAGATCTCAGAAGGGGGCCTGGTTCTGGCGGGCCGCGAAATCGACGGTCCCGGTCCGGACCGGGGCGTCGTGTTCCAGTCTCCCTCGCTGCTCCCGTGGCTGACCGCCCTGCAGAATGTCACGCTGGGAATCCGGCAGGTCCGTCCTCGGAACAGTCGCCAAGAGATCGACGAGACGGCGATCCATTATCTGGAACTGGTCGGTCTTGGCGACTCGATCCATCGGCGGCCGGGGGAGTTGTCGCAGGGAATGCGGCAGCGCGTGGGCCTGGCCCGGGCGTTTGCCCTGAATCCGAAGCTGTTGCTGCTCGACGAGCCGTTCGGGATGCTCGATTCGCTGACCCGGCTGGAGTTGCAACAGATTCTGATCGATCTCTGGCAGAGCGATCAGAAGACGGCGCTGATGGTGACGCACGACGTCGACGAAGCGCTGCTGCTGTCCGACCGAGTGGTCATGATGACCAATGGGCCGGAGGCCCGCGTCGGGGGCATCCTGGAGATCCCGTTTCCCCGACCGCGCAATCGCGTTGCGCTGCTGGAAGATCCCGAGTTCGAGGCTCTGCGGGAACAGCTCGTGGGCTTCCTGGAAGACCACGCCGTCGGACACATGGCGGACCGGGTCGCCGACCAGCGGGCGGAGGCGGAGGCGGGGCTGGCGGCGGATCCTTCGGAAGGGGCCGGGGAGGCTCCCGAAGTTCGCTGCGACCGGCAGGTCGAGGCGGTCGTTTCCTGA